One genomic region from Nitrospirota bacterium encodes:
- a CDS encoding 2,3-bisphosphoglycerate-independent phosphoglycerate mutase — protein sequence MNMQNLIKPLIQTNPAKILLIVLDGVGGLPNSSGRTELESANTPNLDALAKESACGLQVPVAYGITPGSGPGHLGIFGYDPVECQIGRGILEALGLGMEVRKTDVAVRCNYATIKDGIITDRRAGRIPTEQNKKFTDKLQKEIKKIDDAEFILAPGMEHRFAVLMRFPDNLAPDAAMLADTDPQKEGKAPLPAAALSKNAERVSMIAGKFIDRVREILKNEERANFILTRGFSNMPHIPTFKEAFGLNALAIATYPMYRGLARLVDMETPALEGSVDDEVKFLKQKYNDYDFFFLHVKKIDSYGEDGNFKGKAERIEEFDKLLPDILQLKPDVVVITGDHSTPALMKGHSWHPVPALINSPYVLGGMCKAFSERECVKGELGIFPAVSLMPLALAHAGKLKKFGA from the coding sequence ATGAATATGCAGAATTTGATAAAACCGCTTATACAGACAAATCCCGCAAAAATTTTACTTATAGTCCTTGACGGGGTAGGGGGGCTTCCGAATTCATCGGGAAGGACTGAACTTGAGTCGGCAAATACGCCTAATCTTGATGCGCTTGCAAAAGAGTCTGCATGCGGTCTGCAGGTCCCTGTTGCATACGGCATTACCCCGGGAAGCGGGCCCGGACATCTCGGCATATTCGGGTATGACCCGGTTGAGTGCCAGATTGGAAGGGGAATCCTTGAGGCGCTCGGGCTCGGCATGGAAGTCAGAAAAACTGATGTGGCTGTCAGGTGCAACTATGCAACAATTAAGGACGGGATTATCACAGATAGAAGGGCCGGGAGGATACCGACAGAGCAGAATAAAAAATTTACGGATAAACTTCAAAAGGAGATAAAAAAAATTGATGATGCAGAATTCATATTGGCCCCGGGCATGGAGCACAGGTTTGCCGTCCTGATGAGATTTCCTGATAATCTTGCTCCTGACGCGGCAATGCTTGCTGACACAGACCCTCAGAAAGAAGGCAAGGCGCCCCTGCCTGCAGCGGCTCTTTCAAAGAACGCAGAAAGGGTATCAATGATTGCCGGAAAATTTATAGACAGGGTAAGGGAAATACTTAAGAATGAAGAAAGGGCTAATTTCATATTGACAAGGGGATTTTCCAATATGCCGCACATCCCGACATTCAAAGAGGCATTCGGGTTAAACGCCCTTGCCATTGCCACCTATCCGATGTACAGGGGGCTTGCAAGGCTTGTGGACATGGAGACCCCTGCGCTTGAAGGAAGCGTTGACGATGAGGTGAAATTTTTAAAACAGAAGTACAATGACTATGACTTTTTCTTTTTGCATGTGAAAAAAATTGACTCGTACGGCGAGGACGGGAATTTTAAGGGCAAGGCTGAAAGGATAGAGGAATTTGATAAACTCCTTCCTGACATACTTCAGTTAAAGCCCGATGTCGTTGTCATAACCGGCGACCATTCAACACCGGCTTTAATGAAGGGCCACAGCTGGCATCCTGTTCCGGCGCTTATTAATTCTCCTTATGTGCTCGGGGGGATGTGCAAGGCTTTTTCCGAGAGGGAGTGCGTAAAAGGCGAACTCGGCATTTTCCCTGCGGTCAGTCTTATGCCGCTGGCCCTTGCCCATGCGGGAAAGCTTAAAAAATTCGGGGCGTAA
- a CDS encoding peptidylprolyl isomerase, which translates to MAETKAVIETKFGNMELKFFPDIAPNHVNNFIELAKKGFYDGTIFHRVIPGFMIQGGDPNSKNPDKSKHGIGGPDYTIKAEFSKKPHKKGILSMARKNDPDSAGSQFFICVADAPSLDNKYTVFGEVVSGLEAADQIVNQPRDRRDNPVERIEIKVKIIEKQ; encoded by the coding sequence ATGGCTGAAACAAAAGCTGTAATTGAGACAAAGTTCGGGAACATGGAGCTTAAATTTTTTCCTGATATTGCGCCTAATCACGTAAATAATTTTATTGAGCTTGCAAAAAAAGGTTTTTATGACGGGACCATATTTCACCGCGTAATCCCCGGCTTTATGATTCAGGGCGGAGACCCAAATTCTAAAAATCCGGACAAGTCAAAACATGGGATAGGCGGGCCCGACTATACAATCAAGGCTGAGTTCAGCAAAAAACCGCACAAAAAAGGCATACTGTCCATGGCAAGGAAAAATGACCCGGACAGTGCAGGTTCTCAGTTTTTCATCTGCGTGGCTGATGCGCCTTCTCTTGACAACAAATACACCGTATTCGGCGAGGTTGTTTCAGGACTGGAAGCGGCTGACCAGATTGTAAATCAGCCGCGCGACAGAAGGGACAACCCTGTTGAACGGATTGAGATAAAGGTGAAGATTATAGAGAAGCAGTAA
- a CDS encoding prepilin peptidase → MSIYIITFVFGAVAGSFLNVCIYRIPKGLSIVRPSSHCPSCGRPVRFYDNIPIISYIFLGGKCRACGSRVSIKYPLVEFLNAVLYVLAVWRFPYISWHLPAYFVFISAIIVITFIDLEYQIIPDSITLPGIPIGLILGSTILPDPFFRWEALGFKASVIGILLGGGLFYLVAIVGTAVFKKEALGGGDIKMMAMVGGFLGWKGVLLTTFLGSLFGSLIGLLLIVVKGREWGSRIPFGPYLALGSLVSLFSGQEILMWYLYAG, encoded by the coding sequence ATGAGTATTTATATCATAACCTTTGTATTCGGCGCTGTAGCGGGCTCTTTCCTTAATGTATGCATATACCGCATACCTAAAGGTCTGTCTATTGTTAGACCGTCTTCACATTGCCCGTCCTGCGGAAGACCGGTAAGATTCTATGACAACATCCCTATAATCAGCTATATTTTTTTAGGCGGTAAATGCAGGGCCTGCGGGAGCAGGGTATCAATTAAATATCCACTTGTGGAATTTCTTAACGCTGTCCTTTATGTGCTTGCAGTGTGGAGATTTCCTTATATTTCATGGCATCTGCCTGCTTATTTTGTCTTTATATCGGCTATTATTGTAATTACCTTCATAGACCTTGAATATCAGATAATCCCTGACAGTATAACCCTGCCGGGAATCCCCATTGGGCTGATATTGGGTTCTACTATACTTCCGGATCCGTTTTTTCGCTGGGAGGCGCTCGGCTTCAAGGCATCAGTCATAGGAATTCTCCTTGGCGGCGGACTTTTTTATCTCGTGGCAATCGTTGGCACGGCGGTCTTTAAAAAAGAGGCTCTCGGCGGCGGCGATATAAAAATGATGGCAATGGTCGGCGGATTTCTCGGATGGAAAGGGGTGCTGCTTACAACTTTTTTAGGAAGCCTTTTCGGTTCTTTGATAGGACTTCTTCTTATTGTTGTCAAAGGAAGGGAATGGGGCTCAAGGATTCCGTTCGGCCCGTATCTTGCGCTGGGTTCGCTTGTAAGCCTGTTCTCCGGGCAGGAAATTTTGATGTGGTATCTTTATGCAGGATAA
- the aspS gene encoding aspartate--tRNA ligase encodes MRKWCGEVRETDIGLSVSIAGWVNRRRDHGGLVFIDLRDRSGVVQVVINPEDNAEVHNTAHEIRNEFVLQVQGEVRKRPEGTENPQIETGQVEMVAKELKILSECKPLPFMIEDDTDASEFLRLKHRYLDLRRPVIQKNIILRHRTTKSVREYLDSHGFLEIETPVLTKSTPEGARDYLVPSRMNPGHFYALPQSPQLFKQILMMSGFERYYQIVKCFRDEDLRADRQPEFTQVDIEMSFVEREDVMTLVEDLLKKIFKDVMGVELKEPFQRLTYKEAMERYGSDKPDLRFSLELKDVGDLVKDSSFKVFLSALADGGLVKGINAKGLSGYSRKELDDLTEEVKTFGAKGLAWIKVKNGFESPIAKFFPEQTLKTVAERLGAEEGDLLLFVADKSKVVNDSLARLRNELGKRLNLTKNDIYKFLWITDFPLFEWNEDEGRYEAMHHPFTSPADEDMEKLHSLNLSDPKLFTAHHSLFTEVKAKAYDIVLNGFEIGGGSIRIHKKDIQDKMFELLNIGADDANSKFGFLLEALEYGAPPHGGLALGLDRLVMILAGAQSIRDVIAFPKTQKAVCPLSNAPSTVDGKQLRELSIKLDIVE; translated from the coding sequence ATGCGTAAATGGTGCGGAGAGGTAAGGGAGACTGACATAGGTTTAAGTGTGTCCATAGCAGGATGGGTCAACAGGCGCAGGGACCACGGCGGACTTGTATTTATTGATTTAAGGGACAGGAGCGGGGTTGTGCAGGTAGTGATTAATCCTGAAGATAACGCTGAGGTCCACAACACGGCGCATGAAATAAGGAATGAGTTTGTGCTTCAGGTGCAGGGTGAAGTGCGGAAAAGGCCTGAAGGCACTGAAAACCCCCAGATTGAGACCGGACAGGTTGAAATGGTTGCAAAGGAGCTAAAAATTCTCAGCGAATGCAAGCCGCTGCCGTTTATGATAGAGGATGATACCGACGCCTCTGAATTTTTGAGGCTCAAGCACAGGTATCTTGACCTCAGAAGGCCGGTAATTCAAAAGAATATTATTCTCAGGCACAGGACCACAAAGTCAGTGAGGGAATATCTTGATTCTCACGGTTTCCTGGAAATAGAAACGCCGGTGCTTACAAAAAGCACTCCTGAGGGCGCAAGGGATTACCTCGTCCCGAGCAGGATGAATCCCGGACACTTTTATGCGCTTCCCCAGTCGCCCCAGCTTTTCAAGCAAATACTCATGATGTCGGGCTTTGAAAGATATTATCAGATAGTGAAGTGCTTTAGGGATGAAGACCTGCGCGCTGACAGACAACCTGAATTTACACAGGTGGATATTGAGATGTCTTTTGTTGAAAGGGAAGATGTAATGACCCTTGTTGAGGACCTGCTGAAAAAGATTTTTAAGGATGTCATGGGTGTGGAGCTTAAAGAGCCGTTTCAGAGACTGACATATAAAGAGGCCATGGAGAGGTATGGCTCTGATAAGCCTGATTTGAGATTTTCGCTTGAGCTTAAGGATGTTGGAGATTTGGTGAAAGATTCATCTTTCAAAGTATTTTTAAGTGCATTGGCAGATGGCGGTTTGGTAAAGGGAATAAATGCAAAGGGGCTTTCCGGTTATTCAAGGAAAGAGCTGGACGACCTTACTGAAGAGGTAAAGACATTCGGCGCAAAGGGGCTTGCATGGATAAAGGTGAAAAACGGTTTTGAATCGCCCATAGCAAAATTTTTTCCTGAACAGACTCTTAAGACAGTCGCTGAAAGGCTTGGGGCGGAGGAGGGGGATTTACTTCTTTTTGTTGCCGACAAGAGCAAGGTTGTGAATGACTCGCTTGCACGCCTGAGAAATGAGCTTGGGAAAAGACTTAATCTGACAAAAAATGATATTTATAAATTTTTGTGGATAACGGATTTCCCCCTCTTTGAGTGGAATGAAGATGAGGGCAGGTATGAGGCAATGCATCACCCGTTTACATCTCCTGCAGATGAAGATATGGAGAAATTACATTCTCTAAATTTATCAGACCCGAAACTGTTCACTGCTCACCATTCACTATTCACTGAAGTTAAGGCAAAGGCTTATGACATTGTATTAAACGGCTTTGAGATTGGCGGCGGCAGTATCCGTATTCATAAGAAGGATATTCAGGATAAGATGTTTGAATTGCTTAATATCGGCGCTGATGACGCAAATTCAAAATTCGGCTTTCTGCTTGAGGCGCTGGAATACGGAGCTCCTCCTCACGGCGGGCTTGCGCTCGGGCTTGACAGGCTTGTGATGATTCTTGCAGGGGCTCAGTCAATAAGGGATGTTATTGCGTTTCCAAAGACGCAGAAGGCAGTTTGCCCTCTGAGCAATGCACCTTCAACTGTTGATGGGAAACAACTCAGGGAGCTTAGTATCAAGCTTGATATAGTGGAATGA
- a CDS encoding rRNA pseudouridine synthase encodes MQERLQKILSKSGIASRRNAEEMILEGRVKVNGRIAVLGTKADFEKDHIKVDGKLIRRFEPKVYIVFNKPEKCITSLYDPEGRPTVKDFLKGVKVKVYPVGRLDYDSEGLLLLTNDGELANAVLHPKGEIPKTYLVKVEGILDDEDIRKLEKGVKLKDGLTAPAKIRKIRKAEVNSWLEITIHEGRNRQVRRMFEKIGHEILKLRRIRINGIELEKLPSGCYRHLTDEEVWKLKKEVGCK; translated from the coding sequence ATGCAAGAACGACTTCAGAAAATCCTTTCAAAATCCGGCATTGCTTCAAGGAGGAATGCTGAGGAGATGATACTTGAGGGCCGGGTCAAGGTCAACGGCAGGATTGCCGTCTTGGGAACAAAGGCTGACTTTGAAAAAGACCATATTAAGGTTGACGGCAAGCTTATCAGAAGGTTTGAGCCGAAGGTTTATATTGTTTTTAACAAACCTGAAAAATGCATAACCTCCTTGTATGACCCTGAGGGAAGGCCTACTGTTAAGGACTTTTTAAAAGGTGTAAAGGTAAAGGTATATCCTGTCGGAAGGCTTGATTATGATTCTGAAGGGCTTCTTCTTCTTACTAACGACGGAGAGCTTGCAAATGCCGTTTTACATCCGAAAGGTGAAATACCCAAGACGTATCTTGTGAAGGTTGAAGGCATCCTTGACGATGAGGACATAAGGAAACTGGAGAAAGGGGTAAAATTAAAAGACGGCTTGACTGCCCCGGCAAAGATAAGGAAGATAAGAAAGGCGGAGGTTAACTCGTGGCTGGAGATTACGATACACGAGGGTAGAAACAGGCAGGTCAGGCGTATGTTTGAGAAAATAGGTCATGAGATTTTAAAACTCAGGAGGATAAGGATTAACGGCATTGAGCTTGAGAAACTTCCATCAGGCTGTTACCGTCATCTTACCGATGAAGAGGTTTGGAAACTTAAAAAAGAAGTCGGGTGCAAATAA
- a CDS encoding segregation/condensation protein A: MPEVTETDLPQINSDNSLHFKLPAFEGPLDLLLHLIKENKIDIYDIPIVQITHQYIEYLELMKELNLEIAGEFIVMAATLIHIKSRLLLPPEETPQDEQIEDPRTELVRRLLEYRSFKDASSNLREQENIWRNIFHKAPPSEGEFEPEFEPMLFEVSLFDLITAFKSLLSKAPPETMEITRESLTVADKINFIMEKLTTDYGIKFEDLFEGSFARMTLIVTFIALLEVIRLGLAKVYQEKAFGAIWIINPQKMNTEHAEVSEGITAAIENTPLNSSY; encoded by the coding sequence ATGCCAGAGGTTACTGAGACAGATTTACCGCAGATTAATTCTGACAACAGCCTGCATTTTAAACTCCCTGCCTTTGAGGGACCGCTTGATTTACTGCTTCACCTGATAAAAGAAAACAAAATTGATATCTACGACATCCCCATCGTACAGATAACACATCAATACATAGAATATCTTGAACTGATGAAAGAGCTTAATCTTGAGATTGCCGGGGAGTTTATTGTAATGGCGGCAACCCTGATTCATATAAAGTCGCGTCTACTTCTGCCGCCTGAAGAAACTCCGCAGGATGAACAGATTGAAGACCCACGGACAGAGCTTGTCAGAAGGCTCCTTGAATACCGGTCATTTAAAGATGCTTCGTCAAACCTAAGGGAGCAGGAAAATATCTGGAGAAATATTTTTCACAAAGCGCCGCCCTCAGAGGGAGAGTTTGAGCCTGAATTTGAGCCCATGCTTTTTGAAGTAAGCCTCTTTGACCTGATAACGGCCTTTAAAAGCCTTTTATCCAAAGCGCCTCCGGAGACCATGGAGATAACAAGAGAGTCCCTGACCGTTGCAGACAAGATAAACTTTATAATGGAAAAACTCACAACCGACTACGGCATAAAGTTTGAAGACCTTTTTGAAGGCAGTTTTGCAAGGATGACCCTCATTGTGACCTTCATAGCCCTGCTTGAGGTTATCAGGCTCGGGCTTGCAAAGGTATATCAGGAAAAGGCCTTCGGCGCAATCTGGATTATAAATCCGCAGAAGATGAATACAGAACATGCAGAAGTTTCTGAAGGAATAACTGCCGCCATAGAAAACACACCCCTTAACTCCTCTTATTAG
- the selD gene encoding selenide, water dikinase SelD, which produces MLSNLHEDKDRRVIVGPGDDAGVCLFEGGAIVETVDVITPLVDDPYTFGAISAANSMSDVYAMGGTPVTALAILGFSSCDYGHSVIKELLEGAQAKIKEAGAALIGGHSIEDAEFKFGLSVTGRVDKNKILRAGGAVPGDILILTKPLGTGILASAFKRKAINDKDLKKAIVSMLTLNGTASKAALAAGAHAATDITGFGLIGHALNMVKDSKTDFVFYHDKIPVMEKVKNLAASGIAPKGAHNNLKFFSDKITFPKNFSNAEKLILSDPQTSGGLLIAVPQKGINKFRQFAQRKNMPYWEIGNVVKGRGRIVVEG; this is translated from the coding sequence ATACTTTCAAACCTGCATGAGGATAAGGACAGACGGGTAATTGTCGGACCCGGTGACGACGCCGGGGTATGCCTTTTTGAGGGCGGTGCCATAGTTGAGACAGTGGATGTCATCACGCCGCTTGTTGACGACCCCTATACATTCGGCGCCATAAGCGCCGCCAATTCAATGAGCGATGTTTATGCTATGGGCGGAACGCCTGTTACGGCTCTGGCAATTCTCGGGTTTTCATCCTGCGATTACGGGCATTCGGTTATAAAAGAACTTCTTGAAGGCGCGCAGGCAAAGATTAAGGAAGCAGGCGCAGCATTAATCGGAGGTCACAGCATTGAAGATGCTGAATTCAAATTCGGACTTTCTGTCACAGGCCGGGTTGATAAAAATAAAATCCTAAGGGCAGGCGGTGCAGTTCCGGGAGATATTCTTATCCTTACAAAACCCCTCGGCACAGGCATCCTTGCCTCTGCATTTAAACGTAAGGCAATTAATGATAAAGACTTAAAGAAGGCGATTGTTTCAATGCTTACACTTAACGGCACTGCGTCAAAGGCTGCGTTGGCGGCAGGCGCTCATGCCGCAACGGACATTACCGGCTTTGGCTTGATAGGGCATGCCTTAAATATGGTTAAAGACTCCAAGACTGATTTTGTTTTTTATCACGATAAAATTCCGGTAATGGAAAAGGTGAAAAACCTTGCCGCTTCAGGCATTGCGCCCAAGGGCGCGCATAATAACTTAAAATTTTTCAGCGATAAAATTACTTTTCCGAAAAATTTTTCAAACGCTGAAAAATTAATCCTCTCCGACCCCCAGACCTCAGGCGGACTTCTGATTGCCGTGCCTCAAAAGGGAATAAATAAATTCAGGCAATTTGCGCAAAGAAAAAACATGCCCTATTGGGAGATTGGAAATGTTGTGAAGGGCAGGGGAAGGATTGTGGTTGAAGGATGA
- the hisA gene encoding 1-(5-phosphoribosyl)-5-[(5-phosphoribosylamino)methylideneamino]imidazole-4-carboxamide isomerase, whose product MIIIPAIDLKDGKCVRLLQGKKEAVTVYSEDPASIAKHWANMGAELLHVVDLDGAFTGTQKNLDVIMEIRKAIRIPIELGGGIRDIENIEKLINLGIDRVIIGTSAINKRDMIKKACEKFHGKVLVGVDARDGKAAVKGWVEITEWDAVEFARKMEADGAAGIIYTDIARDGMLSGPNLDAMAKMADAIKIPVIASGGVSTINDIKNLMQIKNLWGVITGKALYEGTLELKDAISIAKLALQN is encoded by the coding sequence ATGATAATTATACCGGCAATAGATTTAAAAGACGGCAAGTGCGTGAGGCTTCTTCAGGGGAAAAAGGAGGCTGTCACTGTTTACTCTGAAGACCCTGCTTCCATAGCTAAGCACTGGGCCAACATGGGGGCTGAATTACTGCATGTAGTGGACCTTGACGGCGCTTTTACAGGCACACAGAAAAATCTTGATGTAATCATGGAAATAAGAAAGGCAATAAGGATTCCCATTGAGCTTGGAGGCGGGATAAGAGATATTGAAAATATAGAAAAACTGATTAACCTCGGCATTGACAGGGTCATAATCGGAACCTCTGCTATTAACAAACGTGATATGATTAAAAAAGCCTGTGAAAAATTTCATGGTAAAGTGCTTGTGGGAGTTGACGCAAGAGACGGCAAAGCCGCTGTCAAAGGGTGGGTGGAGATAACAGAGTGGGATGCCGTTGAATTTGCAAGAAAGATGGAGGCTGACGGCGCCGCAGGGATTATTTACACTGACATTGCAAGGGATGGGATGCTTTCAGGTCCTAATCTTGATGCAATGGCAAAAATGGCTGATGCAATTAAAATACCTGTCATTGCTTCAGGCGGAGTGTCAACGATTAACGACATTAAAAATCTGATGCAGATAAAGAACCTCTGGGGAGTTATTACGGGAAAGGCGCTCTATGAAGGGACGCTTGAACTTAAGGATGCAATTAGCATTGCAAAATTAGCATTGCAAAATTAG
- a CDS encoding four helix bundle protein, protein MNNSNQLTERLLDFTVRIIKLVNSLPKTNVGRHIAGQILRSGTSPGSNYEEACGAESRADFVHKLGIVLKELKETRFWLKIIFHAQILVPQRVDPLLKEVEELCAIIAKSIVTAKNKK, encoded by the coding sequence ATGAATAACAGCAACCAATTAACAGAACGGTTACTCGATTTCACTGTAAGAATAATTAAGCTTGTTAATTCATTACCTAAAACAAATGTAGGAAGACATATTGCCGGGCAGATTTTGCGGTCCGGTACATCCCCCGGATCTAATTATGAAGAAGCATGCGGAGCAGAGTCACGGGCCGATTTTGTTCATAAGTTAGGTATTGTGTTAAAGGAATTAAAGGAAACTCGTTTTTGGTTAAAAATTATTTTCCATGCTCAGATTTTAGTTCCACAACGTGTTGACCCACTTTTAAAAGAAGTTGAAGAACTATGTGCTATTATTGCAAAAAGCATTGTTACTGCAAAAAACAAAAAATAA
- the hisF gene encoding imidazole glycerol phosphate synthase subunit HisF, giving the protein MLAKRIIPCLDVKNGRVVKGVSFQNLQDAGDPVENAKFYDEQGADELVFLDITASHEKRKIILDVVAKTADDVFMPLTVGGGIKNLEDIRDLLNSGCDKVSVNTTAVHDPYFVKKASERFGSQCIVVAIDAKRVVTRLGDAPEEHWFSDPFLKEVRLDIPPLSRGGNGGIWAISTHGGRKMRLIDAVKWAKKMEELGAGEILLTSMDRDGTKNGFDIELTRTISETVSIPVIASGGVGTLQHIYEGLVDGKADAALAASIFHYREYTIKEAKEYLRAKGVPVRL; this is encoded by the coding sequence ATGTTAGCTAAACGAATAATTCCATGTCTTGACGTAAAGAACGGAAGGGTTGTGAAGGGCGTAAGCTTTCAGAACCTTCAGGACGCAGGAGACCCTGTTGAGAATGCAAAATTCTATGACGAACAGGGCGCTGACGAGCTTGTGTTCCTTGACATCACTGCCTCACATGAAAAGCGGAAAATCATCCTTGATGTCGTTGCGAAGACGGCAGATGATGTCTTCATGCCTCTCACCGTAGGCGGAGGAATTAAAAACCTTGAGGACATAAGAGACCTTCTTAATTCAGGCTGTGACAAGGTCTCAGTTAATACAACTGCTGTCCATGACCCTTATTTTGTAAAAAAGGCTTCTGAAAGATTCGGCAGCCAGTGTATTGTCGTTGCCATTGACGCAAAAAGGGTCGTTACCAGATTAGGCGATGCCCCTGAAGAACACTGGTTCAGCGATCCGTTTTTAAAAGAGGTGCGGCTTGACATTCCGCCCTTATCAAGGGGGGGCAACGGCGGAATCTGGGCTATCTCAACGCATGGCGGCAGGAAGATGCGTCTTATTGACGCCGTTAAATGGGCCAAGAAAATGGAGGAGCTCGGCGCAGGAGAAATCCTGCTTACGAGCATGGACCGGGACGGGACAAAGAACGGCTTTGACATTGAGCTCACACGGACCATTTCAGAAACTGTATCAATACCGGTGATTGCATCAGGCGGCGTCGGAACGCTTCAGCACATTTACGAAGGGCTTGTGGACGGAAAGGCTGATGCGGCGCTTGCCGCCTCAATTTTCCATTACAGGGAATACACGATAAAAGAGGCAAAGGAATATCTCAGAGCAAAAGGAGTTCCTGTCAGGTTATAG
- a CDS encoding GGDEF domain-containing protein: MNLRIIIVVLILVASLSSLIGISFNYSSLKQITYSVISLIVVVGISVFYLYKQTCSDIIRLRQLEEKLRTQSFTDELTGLLNRRGFFTLMDYQLKIAARQKKEAFMLYVDLDNLKWINDTWGHQEGDRALAETADILKETFRESDIIARIGGDEFVVFYAGTPYENFETISERLQKAIETYNSKHHRGYKPLLSTGIAKYDPENPVSLDKLLYEAERLMYVQKKQKESLK; encoded by the coding sequence ATGAACCTGCGCATAATCATAGTTGTCTTAATTCTGGTTGCTTCCCTGTCATCATTGATAGGAATATCCTTTAATTATTCCTCGTTAAAACAGATTACTTATTCAGTCATATCATTAATTGTCGTTGTCGGGATATCTGTTTTCTATCTATATAAGCAGACCTGTTCCGATATAATCCGGCTCAGACAGCTTGAAGAAAAACTGCGGACGCAGTCCTTTACCGACGAACTTACCGGACTCCTTAACCGCAGAGGTTTTTTTACATTAATGGACTATCAGTTAAAGATAGCCGCCCGGCAGAAGAAAGAGGCCTTCATGCTTTATGTTGATCTGGATAATCTCAAGTGGATTAATGATACATGGGGGCATCAGGAGGGCGACCGTGCGCTGGCGGAAACTGCGGATATACTCAAAGAAACCTTCAGGGAGTCTGATATTATCGCCCGAATCGGCGGGGATGAATTTGTAGTCTTTTATGCCGGAACTCCTTATGAAAATTTTGAGACAATCTCCGAGCGCCTGCAGAAAGCCATTGAGACTTACAATTCAAAACACCACCGTGGTTATAAGCCGTTATTAAGCACAGGCATTGCAAAATATGACCCTGAAAACCCAGTCTCTCTTGATAAACTTCTGTACGAAGCAGAAAGACTGATGTACGTGCAGAAAAAGCAGAAAGAAAGTCTGAAATGA